A single genomic interval of Hydrogenimonas thermophila harbors:
- the modD gene encoding ModD protein, protein MIHFTEYEIDRLIEEDLPYFDLTTDSLGIGNIDAVMTFTAREDLVVSCSEEVARILRKVGVHYVEMVSSGKSLKSGEVIVKAEGKAGSLHRAWKVCQNILEYACGIATYTNLMVKEAGSVPLFTTRKSQPGFKKIALKSVMSGGAHPHRLGLSETFLIFKNHRNLLDEKVLLKRIRELQKSSMAEKQIAVEVDSFEDALTFAKIGVRLFQLEKFPVKTLLKVVSILKENYPDIRLFATGGIKLENVKEYATAGVDGVITTAPFYYANPADIKVNIETI, encoded by the coding sequence ATGATACACTTTACAGAATATGAGATAGATAGGTTAATAGAAGAGGATTTACCATATTTTGATCTGACTACCGACTCTTTAGGGATTGGTAATATTGATGCAGTGATGACCTTTACTGCAAGAGAAGATTTGGTTGTCTCTTGCAGTGAAGAGGTTGCCCGTATATTAAGAAAAGTTGGTGTACATTATGTAGAGATGGTTTCCTCTGGAAAGAGTTTGAAAAGTGGTGAAGTTATAGTTAAAGCGGAAGGTAAAGCAGGATCTCTTCATAGAGCGTGGAAAGTGTGTCAAAATATTTTAGAGTATGCATGTGGTATTGCGACATATACCAACTTAATGGTAAAAGAGGCAGGTAGTGTACCTCTGTTTACTACGCGTAAATCACAGCCTGGATTTAAAAAAATAGCACTAAAGTCAGTAATGAGTGGTGGTGCTCATCCTCATAGACTTGGTTTGTCTGAAACGTTTTTGATCTTTAAAAATCATAGAAATTTATTGGATGAAAAGGTGCTTTTAAAAAGGATTAGAGAGTTACAAAAGAGTTCAATGGCTGAAAAACAGATAGCTGTTGAAGTCGACTCATTTGAAGATGCATTAACTTTTGCAAAAATTGGAGTACGTCTTTTTCAACTAGAAAAGTTTCCTGTAAAAACTCTTTTGAAAGTTGTATCTATTCTAAAAGAGAATTACCCTGATATTCGTCTATTTGCAACAGGTGGAATAAAACTTGAAAATGTTAAAGAGTATGCTACAGCAGGAGTTGATGGAGTAATTACAACTGCTCCATTCTATTATGCAAATCCTGCTGATATAAAGGTTAATATAGAGACTATTTAG
- a CDS encoding MFS transporter translates to MRKRFNKIEVATISIAHMVHDIYTSFLAPILPLLIEKLGISLSMVALLDIARKIPALFNPFLGLLAQRKDARYFVILTPAVTAMAMTLLGLADSYITLFILLFIAGISTALFHIPAPGIVKIASGDKTGFGMSCFMAGGELARTLGPLVVTAAITFWGLEGIWRVMPLGLVASLILYFRLKNFGEDYKVTKTKEKGDVKKVLSETYRFFILIAMFMIFQSSLKVVMTLYLPLYLTNQGFDLWYAGISLSVLQFFGVIGTLASGTLSDKIGRKKTLFVSGLLAVLFMILFLYSKSTFSMFLSLSLIGLFIFASGPVLLALVHDLKTDMPTFLNSIYMTINFGVTSSTVFLMGFIGDHYGLTATYQTAIGLALCALPLTFFLASEKRAL, encoded by the coding sequence ATGAGAAAAAGATTTAACAAAATAGAAGTAGCTACCATATCTATAGCTCATATGGTGCATGATATATATACATCTTTTTTGGCGCCTATCTTACCGCTTTTGATAGAGAAGCTTGGTATATCTCTATCTATGGTGGCACTTTTGGATATTGCTAGAAAAATTCCTGCACTTTTTAACCCTTTCTTGGGGTTGTTGGCACAAAGAAAAGATGCAAGATATTTTGTTATTTTAACTCCAGCAGTAACTGCAATGGCTATGACTCTTTTGGGTCTGGCAGACTCTTATATTACTCTTTTTATATTGCTCTTTATTGCTGGTATAAGTACAGCTCTTTTTCATATACCTGCACCTGGAATAGTAAAGATTGCTTCAGGAGATAAGACAGGTTTTGGAATGAGCTGTTTTATGGCAGGGGGTGAACTTGCACGTACGCTTGGACCTCTTGTTGTTACCGCTGCTATTACTTTTTGGGGGTTGGAAGGCATTTGGAGGGTAATGCCTTTGGGGCTTGTTGCCTCATTAATACTATATTTTAGGCTAAAAAATTTTGGAGAAGATTACAAGGTAACCAAAACAAAAGAGAAGGGAGATGTAAAAAAGGTTCTATCTGAAACTTATCGCTTTTTTATTTTGATAGCAATGTTTATGATCTTTCAGTCATCTTTGAAAGTGGTTATGACTCTCTATCTCCCTCTATATTTGACAAATCAAGGGTTTGACCTTTGGTATGCAGGTATCTCTCTTTCAGTTTTACAATTTTTTGGAGTGATTGGAACTTTGGCTTCAGGGACTCTATCAGATAAAATAGGTCGTAAAAAGACACTCTTTGTTTCGGGTCTATTAGCTGTACTCTTTATGATTCTCTTTCTATACTCTAAGAGTACATTTTCAATGTTTCTTAGTTTGAGCTTGATAGGTCTATTTATTTTTGCAAGTGGACCTGTCTTGTTGGCATTAGTTCATGATCTAAAAACAGATATGCCAACTTTTTTAAATAGCATCTATATGACAATAAATTTTGGTGTGACATCATCAACTGTCTTTTTGATGGGGTTTATAGGTGATCACTATGGTTTGACTGCAACATATCAAACAGCAATAGGTTTGGCTCTTTGTGCTTTGCCATTAACCTTTTTTTTAGCAAGTGAGAAGAGAGCATTATAA
- a CDS encoding NifB/NifX family molybdenum-iron cluster-binding protein, with translation MRVVYPTDENMGYLSRRGAHFGKAKFYTIIILEDGKIVDVDVIENPGHSSGACANAVSNIMALNPDALVVSGIGGSPAAKFAEAGLDVYYDPESPTVEKSIEKLLKNELKNISGQGTCSAH, from the coding sequence ATGCGAGTAGTTTATCCAACAGATGAGAATATGGGTTATCTTTCAAGAAGAGGTGCTCACTTTGGTAAGGCAAAGTTTTATACAATTATCATTTTGGAAGATGGTAAGATAGTTGATGTTGATGTTATAGAAAATCCAGGACACTCTAGTGGTGCCTGTGCTAATGCAGTTAGTAACATAATGGCACTAAACCCAGATGCGCTTGTAGTTTCAGGTATTGGAGGCTCACCTGCCGCTAAATTTGCAGAGGCTGGTCTTGATGTATATTATGATCCGGAGTCTCCAACAGTTGAGAAGAGTATAGAGAAACTTTTAAAGAATGAGTTGAAAAATATTTCAGGTCAAGGTACCTGCTCTGCACACTGA